From Nocardioides sp. HDW12B, the proteins below share one genomic window:
- the mmuM gene encoding homocysteine S-methyltransferase, which yields MSIPTAAVPSLAGRLSEVLVLDGGLSNALEDRGNDLSGELWTARLLAEDPDEIVAVHAAYFAAGAQVATAASYQASVPGLVAAGLDRAAAERLVTRSVELARRARDEACVADGPSGSSGDLLVAASVGPYGAVLADGSEYTGRYGLSDAALRDFHAPRLELLAAAGPDLLAVETIPDQQEAEVLVPLLDELGLPAWLSFAVADGRTRAGQPLADAFAVAVGSPAVVAVGVNCSDAGEVPAALRTAYDVTGKPGVAYPNRGESWDSDARSWVGPGSWDIGGIGGVDGWLDAGARLVGGCCRVGPSDIAPLASYVRRRFH from the coding sequence GTGAGCATCCCGACCGCTGCTGTCCCCTCGCTGGCCGGCCGCCTGAGCGAGGTCCTCGTCCTCGACGGCGGCCTCTCGAACGCCCTGGAGGACCGGGGCAATGATCTGAGCGGCGAGCTCTGGACGGCCCGCCTGCTGGCCGAGGACCCCGACGAGATCGTGGCCGTGCACGCCGCCTACTTCGCCGCGGGCGCCCAGGTCGCCACGGCGGCGTCGTACCAGGCCAGCGTGCCGGGCCTCGTCGCGGCGGGCCTGGACCGGGCCGCGGCCGAGCGGCTCGTCACCCGCAGCGTGGAGCTGGCCCGGAGGGCGCGCGACGAGGCATGCGTCGCGGACGGCCCGTCGGGATCGTCGGGGGACCTGCTCGTGGCCGCCTCCGTCGGGCCGTACGGCGCGGTGCTGGCCGACGGCTCGGAGTACACCGGCCGCTACGGGCTCAGCGACGCGGCGCTGCGCGACTTCCACGCGCCCCGGCTCGAGCTGCTGGCCGCGGCCGGGCCCGACCTGCTGGCCGTCGAGACCATCCCCGACCAGCAGGAGGCGGAGGTGCTGGTGCCGCTGCTCGACGAGCTCGGGCTGCCGGCGTGGCTGTCCTTCGCCGTCGCCGACGGTCGGACCCGGGCCGGTCAGCCGCTGGCCGACGCGTTCGCGGTGGCGGTCGGCAGCCCCGCCGTGGTCGCGGTCGGGGTCAACTGCTCCGACGCCGGCGAGGTTCCGGCGGCCCTGCGCACGGCGTACGACGTGACCGGGAAGCCGGGCGTGGCCTACCCCAACCGCGGGGAGTCCTGGGACAGCGACGCCCGTTCCTGGGTGGGCCCGGGCTCGTGGGACATCGGCGGCATCGGCGGGGTGGACGGCTGGCTCGACGCCGGCGCCCGCCTGGTCGGCGGCTGCTGCCGGGTCGGCCCGTCCGACATCGCCCCCCTCGCGTCGTACGTCCGGCGTCGGTTTCACTAG